A region of the Apium graveolens cultivar Ventura chromosome 6, ASM990537v1, whole genome shotgun sequence genome:
ATTCCACTTTAGGTAAAATCTATTTTCAGATCTACTTTCATATGATGCAAGATAACGTGAACTTGTGCATTAGTAGTAGGGTAATATTTACTTTGCTCCAAATTCTTAATCAGTTGCACTTACAACCCTAATTATAAAACCCAGATCAAACGACTTTCATTAATCTTTTCAACATATTATTGTTTTCCAGATACCCTTTTTAAAGTTCTCCAAAACCCAAAAATCAGTGTATATCAAATGCTTTTTACCTTGCACAAGAAAAAGGGATGCAAAGTGCATATCCAGTTCCCTCGATATACTTGAAATTTTCGCAAAACCTAACGCTATACAAGGTTGATACTGACGAAGTGGTGGATCAAGTCAACCTCAGATTTCAAGAGGAAATAAGTAAGGCTTCAGAATTGGGGGAAACCGGTATACTTTGATGAAATAGCCAAGTGTGCAGGTAAAGATATTTTGGACATTTTTGAAGGACTGTCGGGTAAGTTCACAGATAAAGAGAAGATGTAGTGCAGACAGCCAGAGATCTAAAGGTCTCAAGCTTGAGAAATTGAAGGCTGAGCTAAGAATAACTGAATGAACGAATAGTTAAGCTTTTTGGTTAAGTTTGAAAATTTACTGGTTTTATTTGGTGCTAATATATGTATAAATTCGAACTTTTTAAAGAAGCAATTTGAAGCTTTATTAAAACGTTGTGCAGACAAAGAAGGGTCTTGTTTTTTTTTACCTTAACGTGGCTAAAATACGTTATACACTCACACATCAAGTTGAACCAAGTTTTTAGACAAAAAATTGCTAAAGGGATATAAAGTGCAGTGATAGGAAATTGAGAACAAGCAAACAAGAGCTCAGACATTATGAATGCTAAAGTTGAAGATATAGtcaaataatatattattaaGAATTGAAACGTGTACGTAGTATGTACATGCTGGAGATCATTGTTTGATAAAAAGCTGATCCAGTTCTGAGGACAACCAATATATTTGAATTACATCGTAAGTAGACCTTTAAAAAGATATTTTGATAAATACCAGGATGTGCAGCAATAAAATATACAGCACAAAAGCTGACCTCATCAGCATTTGCCTCTGCAGGCTCTCAACTCGGCCACTTGCATTATAAGGAGGCTTGTCATACGGATCAACAATGTAATCTGAATAGAGTGGTCCCTTTTGAGAGTTTACCCTGTTATTATACCTGTTTCTGGCAGCATTCATCTCTGCAGTATTTGTGTCGATTCGCCTGCACAAACCATTTAATCTTTCTAGTTCGATCTCCTTCACATGGATTTCATTGACCAATCCTTCTGCTTGGGCCTGACATGAATGACGGGAAGACCATAAGTATACTTCCTCAACTTGTAACCACAGAGTACACCTAATAAAAAAACTGATGAAGCTATAAAAATTACAAACCTGCTTTGATGCTAGTTGCTCGATAAGGCTGTGAAGCTGTTTATCCAATATTTTTTCTCTTTGAGCTGAAAATACATCATTACCCAATATGATATTATTACCACATTCATTGTCAACCAAGAACATCTTTTAAAAAATAATCATGCGTCGACTACCATAAGTCTTAAAAGTTTAAAACCAAGTAGGAAAGTTTCAGGTGTTCACATGCATATGTTACCAATGACCAGCAAAAAAACAATCAAATGCATATTCTGAGACTCAGATTTATGAAGCACTTATTCTCTAATTGCCAACATTAGAAGTAATTAAATAACTTGTGATATACGATGAGACAGGCAGTAAACATAGGGCAGACCTAGCATTAGCAGGAGCAGCAACAcaattttattttatacataCATCAACAGAGGAAAGAGAGGTATACTTTGTCATCAATATTGTTTTTGGAGACATTGCTTATCAATGTTCTAATCTCACTGTTAATCATATGCCATTTTTAACCAGGTAAGTTGCTACGCATCATAAAGACTATCTACATGGGAAAAGGCAGAAAAAAAGGCCCTGGATGATTAGAAACCTTCTTGTTATCACAGAgagacacacacacatatacacgtacgcgcgcacacacacacatatacacacacactcAAACAACTCAAACAAACACAGTGATGATGCACGGTACCTGGCCTAGGCTGCTTAAGCGCGTTTTCCTGTACTTCTGTCCACTTAGTCTCCAATTTTTCAACAATCTGTTCCATTGAGCCCTAGGAAGATCCACAATTTTATAAGTGAACTTGGAAACAAGAGCAAATGATCGACACTGAAGACAAAAGTTCAACACACCAATTCGTTTTTCTTGTTATCCAACTTTTCAAGAAGAGCTTCTGTATCCTCTTTAGCTTCTACTATGACTTGAGGTTCAATTGCGGAATCACTCATGTCGCTGGATTGCCCAGCATCCAATGAAGCTTGAACATTTTCTAGCTCAGCCTTCAGATTATTTTCATCCACGTCCATCTCCTGTTTAGTATGCATTATGAAGATGTCGCATGAATACGCAGGTTTAAAACAAGAGATACAGATACATATACATGGAGGAAACATGTGCAAACAGCTTAGACACAAGGCGTAATATTTAAACTTGTAGTTCTGGAAGGAAAGAACCACAGGAATGATAACCATAAGTTTTCCGTAGATATAAGCACCAACCATTGTAGATAAACCCACATTTTACCTAAATGATCCTGACCACAGTCCGCAAACCTTAAACACGAAAATCAAATGTGTAAAATGCAGGAAACTACAGAAACTTCCGAATATAATGTTCTATAATTTGATCCTCATTATTTTCGTAAGCTAATAAATGACCAGGATCTAGATCCTACAAAACATTACATTTGAAATTGGTCCCACTTGAAAGCATAATCTCAGAACTCAAAATATATAATCCCTCACATAATACAttaaaaatgcatttatatgaaatGCAAAAAAATTTGAGCACTTAGGAGTTGGACCAAACAAACAACCCAATTACACTGGTAATATGCTCTGTTTAATATAAAAATCCTGGTAGTAAAGCTCTAACCTTTAATTTATTTTGAAGAAAATCTGCTTCCTGCAATTTATCCTGTATCTTCTTCTCGCAGGTCGATATAGCCTGTAGATGGGCTTCATTTTCTTCTTGTAAAGCAAATTCTCTTAGTTGTGCCTacaaaaatattgaaaatttCCCCATCTTCTAATCAAAGCAAGAAAAAGACTCAAAATTCGAACAAAACACCTTCACATTTCTAGCTTGTTTCAAATCACAATGACAGAAATTCGAACAAAACACCTCCTTGTCTAAAAAGATCCAAAAAATGAAAAGGACAACAAACAAATTTTGTTTAATCAGTAGATACACATAAAGAATCGCAATCAAACACTAAATACCCAAATCCAAGAAAACCCTCGCACGTTCTTTGGTCACCCAACACTGCAATGTGTGTGTGACTTACTACAAGCTTGTATCAAATCAAGAACACCTCATTCCCCAAAATGATCCAAACCCCGGatagaaaaacaaaaaaaagttGCGAACTTTGCAATCAGAAACAAATAATCactattaaaaaaaaaaatatcgaATTTCAGAAAACACTAACCTATAACCTGTTCTATAGTAATCAGAGCACCAAAAAACCAACATTGCAATATATGTGTGTGTAAACTAACATTTCTAGCTTATATCAAACACAAATCACCTCATTCTCCAAAAAGATCCAAAACCCACATAGAAAAACAAAAAAAGATCCAAACTTTGCAAAcaaaaacaaagaatcacaacAAACAAAAGAGTCCCAAAATCAAGAAAAGCCTGACCTGTTCTTTAGTAGCAGAATGAGCATTGAGTTGAAGAGCAAGAGCAGCATTAGATGCAATAGAATGAGCGTGTAAATGAGGAAGACGCTGAGAAATATCAGGAGGGGGAAGTCTAAGGCGCAAATCTTGAATAGAACGAGTAAGTGAATTGGCCTTTTGATCCAAATCTCTCACATATTTTTGTTGATCAGGAGTGAAAATTAAGGGGATTGAATCTAAAGCAACGTCGTCTTGTTCTTCGTCGCTTGCACCTGTTTTTCTAACCACATCTGCTGCCCACGCTAGCAAACCTGCCATTTTTTCACTTGGTTTTTACTCCTCTCTGTACCAGAATTTCTGTCATTGTGTTTGTGTCGAGTGTTAGATGTCAACCCGGGTTATTCGGGTCGGATCTCATCTTCAACTGGTCAAATAAAAAGTATATCTAGTTTTGGAATAGATTTTCTATTTTGATTATTgttattataattaatattcgTATTCAAAAAATAATTGATAAATCGATGATGAATAAGTCAAATTGTTTTGACCTATCCGCTAAATTATCAATAAATAAGCCGATATTTTAAAAATCGTAAATTTGATCGATTTATTAAATCACCGATAAATCGATACATATTTCATAAAATATTTGATAAATCAGAAATCGGTATTGAAACTGATTAATTTTAATTTTCGAAATATATAATCATGTTTAATACTCCAAATTAATTTAGATACACATATTAAAAAGAAAAACTTATTGGAATGGTATAACTCTATATTCATATATCCAAATTTTAAAACATGTTATtgttgtatttatttattttttataaaagaaGAATGTAGTTTTGTATTCTGATGTCAGCTTCTAAATAAAGTGATATTTTTGTGTCAAGAAGGCACCTGCCTATGTGCCAACACATGAAAACAAGTTTCTTCCTTTCTTTCACACAAACCAACCCCCTTTGCCTTAGCCCCACTAAACTTCAATTTAAATCCATCTTTTCCTCCAATCTTACTTCACATTTTTCCTCTTTAAACCCCCCAACAACTCCTCCTGGTCAGCCTCCTCAAAATTATCCAGGACTATTGTATCCTATCTACATCCTAACCACTTTCTTTGTACTTCTCCGCAATATCTTCTTCAAATTGCATTATATCCTAACTAAATTATTacattaattaattaattaaatttcatTACTTTACTCTTTTACCCATTATTAAAATGTTGAAAAAGATTAGAAGAAGAGTCAAGATTATAGCCACCAAGCCCTTTAAAAAACCTCAAAAGCCTAAGCAAACACAAACCCCATCAAACCCTCCTTCACCACCACCTGAAAACACCATGTCTCCGCCGTTGCACCACCACAAACAACCAAACCAACCATTCTTATTCCCAAAAGTACAATCCACAATCCTCCCTGACCCTTCTGCTTTCTTTGCACCTCATCTTCTCTCAACTCCTTTGCCTACAAACTCATTTTTTCAAAACTTTGTGCTCAAGAATGGTGATCAGCCTGAATATATTCACCCTTACATCATCAAATCTTCACTTTCATCACTTTCTGTTTGTTACCCTTCTCAGTTTTCTAACTCTGCTTTCTTTTACCAGGTTTTTATATTGGATCTTACTGTTTCTATGTTGAATAATCCTGACTCAAGTGCTAAACATGTTATATCTTCATTTAATGATTTAAGTGTTACTTTGGATCTTCCTTCAAGTAATCTCAGATTCTTTCTTGTCAGAGGTAGCCCTTTTGTTACTTTTGCTGTTACTAATGGTGTTGAGCTTTTGATTTCTACTATTCATGCAATTCTTGATTGTATTTTGAATAGTTCTGGAACTAAGTATACTGTTAAGCTTAATAATAATCAGACTTGGGTTTTGTATGCTTCTTCGCCGATTAAATTGAGTCATGATGTTAATAAGATCACTTCTAGTGCTTTTTCGGGTATTATTAGGATTGCTGTTGTGTCGAATGGTCAGTGTGAGGAAGTTCTTGATCGATTTAGTTCTTGTTATCCGGTGAGTGGTGATGCTTTGTTTACAAAGCCTTTTTCTTTGGAGTATAAGTGGGAGAAAAAGGGATGGGGAGATTTGTTGATGCTAGCTCATCCGTTACATGTTAAACTCTTGGAAATGAATGGTTGTGTTACGGTTTTAGAGAATTTTAAATACAAAAGTATTGATGGGGATCTTGTTGGAGTTGTTGGAAATTCTTGGGAGTTGAAGACTGATCCTGTTTCTGTTACTTGGCATTCGATCAAAGGTGTCAAAGAGGAATCATATGATGAAATTTATGCTGCACTCAGGAAAGATGTTGAAGGTCTGAATGCTACAGCGATAGAAACGACATCTTCCTATTTCTACGGGAAATTGGTGGCTAGGGCAGCGAGGTTTGCATTGATAGCTGAAGAGGTGTGTTATCCGGATGTCATTCCAGCAATAAAGAAGTTTTTGAAGGATGCAATTGAACCATGGTTAAATGGGACTTTTGGGGGCAATGGTTTCTTGTACGATGGGAAATGGGGTGGAATTGTGACTAAACAAGGATCTACGGATTCTGGAGCTGATTTTGGGTTTGGAATATACAATGATCACCATTTTCATCTTGGGTACTTTTTGTATGGAATTGCAGTGCTCGCAAAGATAGACCCTGCTTGGGGAAGGAAGTTTAAGCCACAAGCTTATACACTAATGGCAGACTTTATGAATCTAGGAAGGAGAGCAAATTCTAATTATCCTCGTCTGAGATGTTTTGACTTGTGGAAGTTGCATTCTTGGGCTGGAGGGCTGACTGAATTTGCAGATGGACGGAATCAGGAGAGCACAAGTGAGGCAGTGAATGGTTATTATTCAGCTGCTTTGATGGGTTTGGCCTATGGAGATACCCATCTTGTTACTATTGGATCAACACTTTCAGCATTGGAGATTCAGTCAGCACAAACTTGGTGGCATGTGAGGGAGGGAGATAATATGTATCCCGAAGAATTCACCAGGGAGAACAGGGTAGTCGGTGTTTTATGGGCCAACAAGAGGGACAGTGGGCTGTGGTTTGCACCACCTGATTGGAAAGAATGTAGGCTGGGAATTCAGCTCCTACCACTGCTACCAATTAGTGAGGTTTTATTTTCTGATGTGAAGTTTGCGAGGGAGCTTGTAGGATGGACAATACCAGCTCTAGCTAGAGAAGGGGTTGGAGAGGGGTGGAAGGGATTTGTGTATGCCTTGGAAGGGATTTATGATAAATATGCTGCTTTAGAAAAAATAAGACACTTGAATGGGTACGATGATGGGAATTCACTTACGAATCTCTTGTGGTGGGTTCACAGtaaagatgaagaagaagagggGTTTCATGGGAGATCTTGCTGGTATAATCACTACTGTCATTAACCAAATCATCATTCAGATCAAAGTTATTTAGTGGGCTTTATAAATGATCGATGTGTACTTGTACTATTGATGTACGCGATAGGTCGTTCTATTGGTGACTGAAATGGTATTGTCATTGCTTTAAATATTGTTTAATTTATGGTTTTTATCTAGTATGATCCATTatacataatataaataaataaatggtTTGTCATGCATTCTTACTAGCATAATATCCTATCGTTATCTATATGCCAGGACTCTTGGTTAACTACTTCAGCACAGTACCGGAATATGTTAGGGGTACACCTTGCATATGGCTGTAGAATATTGAGTTCTGGCACATGTTGCTCAAATTTTGAATCTGGATCAACTATAATATGagtttgttgattataatttatCTTTTGGCCAAGTTTTTACGTTTGATATATATGTGCAGTCTATATGACAATATACTTCATAACATGTCAATATTATATGAGTGGACTGTGGACATAGTTTTCATTAAATCCCCCTGGGGATATTTTTTATGGGAATCACAATTAACGGTTATCAATAGAACCGGCTAAAGGAGTACACTTATAAAGTTGGCAATATACCTCCGTAGATGATGTTAGATTTTCGTAATTTGTGTATGTGACAATATTCACTGATCCGTTAACATGACTGTTGGTACTTCCTACTGGGGCTAAAACACATAACTTTTAAAGTGTCATATGTTGTTTATGTTAATACGATATATGAAATGCAGCAAGTAAAATGCTAACTAGCTGTCTCTTAATCGTAGTATTGCCCATATAGAACAGTGGATGCTGGTGAAAAACTGAAAATTTCACTTGCTTCTGTATGATGTCTTGTTATAATCCAATATTTCTAGCTTGCTTGTACAGGAGTAGGATAGTTTATAAAATATCTGTCATTGCTTATAAATTCTGATCAGTCCAGAGGAGTACGATAGTTTAACTTCATATGGCAGGGTGCAAATTTTGGTAAATGGAGATGCTGCAGATCAAGCTTCACTATGCCATTTAGCCAAAGCTCCAAGGAAACGAATACAATTATTGTACAACCTGTGCTATTCTGTGCGCACACTTGAATGTCAGAAACTACTAGTCCTAGGTGCATTTACAAACCAAGGAAAAATGAAACTACCAATAATAATACCAAATGTTACTAATCAGTTTATTCAAATTGCTATTAGCTTTTTCGCAAAAAAAATCTATTAGCTTATATGTTAAAAAATCACATTTTGTTTATTTATAATGAACCATCCAACCCAAACAAAGTACGCTTTAAAGAAACAATTTTGATTTCAAACTTTTTCAGTTTATTTGTACAAAATATATCCAGACAAAACAGTTTAGTCTGGTGtgtatttatataaaattaagaataaaaataacaataatattcatttttGCATTGCAAGAGGATAGTTGTAAAAATTGGTTGATTTTTCGAAAATTCTCGATAAATCAGTTAAATAAATTCAAAAACCTCATATAAATAATAAAGCAGGACCTCGTTCGAATAATttcgattttcaaaatttttaaatatgTGCAAAAGTAATAAAAGTAGTATTTGTGGGAAATACTTGTCAAAATGAAAGGAGATGATACAAGGCAGGAAGTGAGAAAAAAAACCAAAAAGTTGAAATTGAGCCGAAAAATCAAACTTATAAAAATCGAAACCGACAAAAACCGTATCTTTATCAACCTGATATAACGATTCGGTAGTGGAAATGAGCCACATATTATATTTTCGAGTCAGATATAAATAGAGATAGTGGATCGTCCGTATTAATTTACAACTCTATTCTTAATTCAGGTATTTTAAGTGTTTGCATTTTTGTGATTATAGAAATTGTTTTCTTgtaaattaaaaatttataacATTTTCAAGATTATTATAATTGAAATTGTATAATCATTTTCAATTAAAAAAACTCGGAAAATTGAAACATTATACAAATGGTGAACCAACCCGAAAAAACCGTCTACAATAATTTGGCGACTTTTGTAAGATAAAAATCGGCCAAATCGAAGCATACGGTTTGATAATCAGTTAATCTAGAAATCGAACAAATCCGACCGTGCAAACACATAATATTATGAATGTGGTAATATTAATAGTTAggtaaattattttttttaacccGCGTCGTGCCAGGTAGTGGTGAGCAACGACTCagaaccggaccgaaccgaatcgGAACCGAAATAGAAATATTTCAAGAACCGAAACAGACCCGTTTATATGTAAGAACCGGAACGGAACCgtaaatttcggttcggttctgAACCGAAAGAACagaatttatatttttatttcatatttatttatcttgcattttattttatattaaaactttttaaattttaattagttttgattatttattaagggtAATTTAGTAAAATAAGATTTTTATTAgtgataaattattttaagttcGATTACTTTCTAATATTtaagaagaaaaatatttataaaaatattcaaaactccatatatttaaagaaatgagtaatacaataaaaatcacatatttttaaaaaatttattataatattataaataggaaaacataatatgtaatatatatacatatatttatatatatatttgtatttattcatttatatacGGTTCGGTTTGGTTCTTACAGTTTTAGTATGTttagaaccgaaccgaaccgagaACCGAAATTTCTAGAAAAATAAGAACCGAACCGGATCCGAATTAGTTAAGAACCGAACTGGAATCGCAATTTTTGATCGATTCGATTCTCGGTTCTGAACCGGAAAATGCTCACTCCTACTGACAGACTGGTTCACAAAAAATTCCAATACTGTACTAATAAAATCAGCCGCTGTTCAAACAACTTCCTGGAGTCTACTGTTATGAATCTAAACTTGATGTACCGACGGTTAATTTTTTTGCATTAGACATAAAATATATTCTAATTATAATTTTTTGCAACATCAAAAAAGACACATTCTCTGAATTTAAATTTCATGATGAAAATAATCAAATATGAAAAATACATATTTTTGTTGAGTAATCAGCTCATCTAAAATTTTAAGGTGTTAGAGAAAgaccccaataggatcatatatttaacactcccctcactcgaaagcccatttatgggttctgataccatgttgagtaactagtatatctaaaaccttaaggtgttagaggaaagaccaataggatcatatatttaacactttTACAgctttaaaatttatatatttttaaaaaaaataattttatttttttaagaaaTAGTGAGAGAGatatttaatattattcttaaCGGTAATTTTCCAAAAAAGAACGAGTTATTCATATTGTATACGAAACCAAACCAAGTACAACTTTGATAACCGCAACGACACCGTTCTGATCCcgagaaaagagagagaaaagagacGACTTAAACAGAATCACAAAAGCACCTTCTAGTTACTTGTAGATATCTAGAAAAAGTATGGGCGGCGAAGAAGAAGAGAGACAGAAGCTTAAGAAGATCGCGGCTTCTTCCTACGACTATGAAAACGATCCTAAGTGGTCTGATTATTGGTCCAACATCCTCATCCCTCCCCACTTGTCTTCTCGCTCCGATGTTGTCGATCATTACAAACGCAAGTTCTACAAGCGTTACATCGTTAGTTCTCCCTTCACTCTTATCTATTAACAGTTGTTTGATTGATATTATTAGTGTattaatttaattacaaattATCATGTTTTGTTTTTTATGTTTTTTCAAGATCTGTAAATTTTGGGGGTTTTTATAATTTTAGGTTTAAGAGTCTTCTGTAGATATGCAATTGATTAGTATTGAATAATTGATTTAGGGTGTTTTTGTAAACTGTCATTGTAGGATCCTGACTTGATTGTTGAACCTATGCCTACAAGCAGCTCTTCTCACTCAACTAGGCCGCCATCTGCACCCACATCTTCCACTCCTAATGGTCAGACACGACACCGTACCTCAGGTTTCTTTACGTTTTCTGTTACAAAAGAACCCTGATTGATTCATTTCCTCCATTAGTGATGTTTTTGGTTAAAAGTTTAAGTTCTTTTTTTCTTATAGGCTCGAGTACTAGAGCACCAGGGCCAACGCCAGCAGCGCCTTCCCCTCCTACTTCTTTGCGGTTGGATCAGCAAACCATCAATTTCTCCGTCCATGCTTGGGTATTTAACTGTTTTAGTACATAATGCTTTACATAATGCTTTAAACATACATAAATAAAGTTGGATGATGCACCTTTTTGTAGCaacttttaagtttaaattgtaaatCAGATATGTTCTCTTGGTGTCATCTGACTTTTAGAAATCTTTTTCTTGTTTTTATATTAAAGTTTAATAGAAAAGGTCTTCATTTATATAGTGAAAATCCTTTTTGGAATGAAGGGAGAATATTAGGTTATTTCTTAGATGTCAAAGAAAGTAATGAGTACTATAGTTGATATCCTGAAATGCAACTTTACCATCAAGCGACCTCCATTGCACTGATTAGGAATTCTTAAAATCCCAAATTAGATAGTGAAAGAACCTTATATTGGAGTATGGTCAGGTCCTTCGGGAACTTGTAATAGTTGAATTGTAGAAACagattttaaaattacaaaaataattttcCTGCAGGTGTTTGTTGTGGCTGTGCTAGCAGTGTTTCCACTTGTGCCAAGAAGTCTTTCTGACAGAGCATATAAACTAGCCTTGATGGGCACTGCATGTTCTTCTCTATATTCTTTGTACTCTTCATATGGGGTAATTTCTTATGCTGCCATTTTAGATTTGTATGATTCGATTCTGTTACACTTGTTGATGTCGATTCTAATTACAACTTTCTTCGCAGAAACCAAGGGCATGGAATTTGCAAGCTTTGCAAGTCTGGTTCCAATCAGTAATTGCTACTAAAGATTTTATATACTTTGTATACTGCCTCCCTTTTGTTACTTCTCAGCTTACCCTCAAATGTCAGGATTGATCTCTTAAACTTTTCTTTTTCTATGACTTACTTAATTATGTATaacttgtttatttttattttatactcGGTGTTCTGATACTCACAGTATTGCAGTTGCTCTGCTTCCTGTCATGTGCCGGTCGGTTGAACAAATTGCAAAATTCCTTCGATCAAAATTCAGCCACTCCTCACTCTATAGGTATCCATCTCTTGGCATGCTGGAGTCCTATTGATAATACATTTATGTCTAATTTATGCCCCGTCAAAATAAATACAGGCTGGTAGATTACTAAGCTTTGTGCGTGTGTCTGTTTCCGCGCGCACATGTATAACACAATCCGTACCTTGAATGAATATACAAATTTATTAAATGCTGCACAACAAGAGCTCACTTTAGACCTAGAATGAAAATAAAAATTCATTACTCCGCAAGAATGTTTGTTTAGGATTCATAATGTCTACCTTTAAATTTGGTGGTACCTGAACAGAAGCTTCCTAATTATAATTTCATTTACATATTTTGTCTGACCTATAGTTTAGACTTTCAGACTTTAGTTTAGTTTTCCTGAATTATTTAATAATCAATTTGCATACAAATATGTGTTACCCCCCATCAGAATTTATCACTAATATCAACTTTTTTCTTAATCTTTTTTACAATTAGAAATTTGAATTCTAAACACACCAAAGATGGGACAAGTTGAACAGTCAATCCCCATATACTTCACATAAAAGTGTTGA
Encoded here:
- the LOC141664365 gene encoding uncharacterized protein LOC141664365; protein product: MAGLLAWAADVVRKTGASDEEQDDVALDSIPLIFTPDQQKYVRDLDQKANSLTRSIQDLRLRLPPPDISQRLPHLHAHSIASNAALALQLNAHSATKEQAQLREFALQEENEAHLQAISTCEKKIQDKLQEADFLQNKLKEMDVDENNLKAELENVQASLDAGQSSDMSDSAIEPQVIVEAKEDTEALLEKLDNKKNELGSMEQIVEKLETKWTEVQENALKQPRPAQREKILDKQLHSLIEQLASKQAQAEGLVNEIHVKEIELERLNGLCRRIDTNTAEMNAARNRYNNRVNSQKGPLYSDYIVDPYDKPPYNASGRVESLQRQMLMRSAFVLYILLLHILVFIKISF
- the LOC141666660 gene encoding glucan endo-1,3-beta-D-glucosidase, with amino-acid sequence MLKKIRRRVKIIATKPFKKPQKPKQTQTPSNPPSPPPENTMSPPLHHHKQPNQPFLFPKVQSTILPDPSAFFAPHLLSTPLPTNSFFQNFVLKNGDQPEYIHPYIIKSSLSSLSVCYPSQFSNSAFFYQVFILDLTVSMLNNPDSSAKHVISSFNDLSVTLDLPSSNLRFFLVRGSPFVTFAVTNGVELLISTIHAILDCILNSSGTKYTVKLNNNQTWVLYASSPIKLSHDVNKITSSAFSGIIRIAVVSNGQCEEVLDRFSSCYPVSGDALFTKPFSLEYKWEKKGWGDLLMLAHPLHVKLLEMNGCVTVLENFKYKSIDGDLVGVVGNSWELKTDPVSVTWHSIKGVKEESYDEIYAALRKDVEGLNATAIETTSSYFYGKLVARAARFALIAEEVCYPDVIPAIKKFLKDAIEPWLNGTFGGNGFLYDGKWGGIVTKQGSTDSGADFGFGIYNDHHFHLGYFLYGIAVLAKIDPAWGRKFKPQAYTLMADFMNLGRRANSNYPRLRCFDLWKLHSWAGGLTEFADGRNQESTSEAVNGYYSAALMGLAYGDTHLVTIGSTLSALEIQSAQTWWHVREGDNMYPEEFTRENRVVGVLWANKRDSGLWFAPPDWKECRLGIQLLPLLPISEVLFSDVKFARELVGWTIPALAREGVGEGWKGFVYALEGIYDKYAALEKIRHLNGYDDGNSLTNLLWWVHSKDEEEEGFHGRSCWYNHYCH
- the LOC141667380 gene encoding uncharacterized protein LOC141667380 isoform X1 — encoded protein: MGGEEEERQKLKKIAASSYDYENDPKWSDYWSNILIPPHLSSRSDVVDHYKRKFYKRYIDPDLIVEPMPTSSSSHSTRPPSAPTSSTPNGQTRHRTSGSSTRAPGPTPAAPSPPTSLRLDQQTINFSVHAWVFVVAVLAVFPLVPRSLSDRAYKLALMGTACSSLYSLYSSYGKPRAWNLQALQVWFQSVIATKDFIYFVYCLPFVTSQLTLKFALLPVMCRSVEQIAKFLRSKFSHSSLYRKYLEEPCVWVESNTATLGILSSQAEIGIGFLLIISLVSWQRNIIQTFVYWQLLKLMYHVPVTGGYHQGVWAKIGKTVIPLVHRYAPFLDSPISAVQRWWLR
- the LOC141667380 gene encoding uncharacterized protein LOC141667380 isoform X2, with protein sequence MGGEEEERQKLKKIAASSYDYENDPKWSDYWSNILIPPHLSSRSDVVDHYKRKFYKRYIDPDLIVEPMPTSSSSHSTRPPSAPTSSTPNGSSTRAPGPTPAAPSPPTSLRLDQQTINFSVHAWVFVVAVLAVFPLVPRSLSDRAYKLALMGTACSSLYSLYSSYGKPRAWNLQALQVWFQSVIATKDFIYFVYCLPFVTSQLTLKFALLPVMCRSVEQIAKFLRSKFSHSSLYRKYLEEPCVWVESNTATLGILSSQAEIGIGFLLIISLVSWQRNIIQTFVYWQLLKLMYHVPVTGGYHQGVWAKIGKTVIPLVHRYAPFLDSPISAVQRWWLR